One genomic segment of Profundibacter amoris includes these proteins:
- a CDS encoding DUF3817 domain-containing protein: MTSPNLKWLKIAALFEGTSLITLVFIAVPFKHWLDMPVLVKIIGPVHGTLFLAFIATLFWHFGKGRISGKLTGIGAAASLIPFGSFVYKAKLLR, translated from the coding sequence ATGACATCCCCCAACCTGAAATGGCTGAAAATCGCCGCCCTGTTCGAGGGCACATCCCTGATCACACTGGTATTCATCGCCGTGCCGTTCAAGCACTGGCTGGATATGCCCGTGCTGGTGAAAATCATCGGTCCCGTGCATGGCACGCTGTTTCTGGCGTTTATTGCCACGCTGTTCTGGCATTTCGGGAAGGGGCGGATCAGTGGCAAGCTGACGGGCATCGGTGCGGCGGCCTCGCTGATTCCCTTCGGCAGCTTTGTTTACAAGGCAAAACTGTTGCGCTAA
- a CDS encoding heme lyase CcmF/NrfE family subunit, producing MIIELGHFALILAFAVAVLQAIIPLIGAQKRWPGWMAFAVPAANAQFLLTAFAFGALTYAFVTSDFSVRLVTLNSHTDKPMLYKVAGVWGNHEGSVLLWVLILTLFGACAAWFGGNLPPGLRARVLAVQSSIAAAFFGFILFTSNPFLRLQTPPFNGQDLNPLLQDPGLAFHPPFLYLGYVGLSMAFSFAVAALIEGRVDAAWARWVRPWTLAAWVFLTIGIALGSWWAYYELGWGGFWFWDPVENASFMPWLIATALLHSAIVVEKRESLKSWTILLSILAFGFSLIGTFIVRSGVLTSVHAFASDPTRGVYVLFILAFFTGGALILYAIRAQAMEAKGVFSMASRETALVINNILLAVAAFVVFIGTIWPLVAELAFGRKLSVGAPFFDMAFTPFMVVLAVVLPVGAILSWKRARLKRAMKTMSGVFALALAAGLLTWAMQSGRSALGPVGIGLGVWLVFGSTLDLWKRTGRNGFSARVKRMFRLPRADWGKALAHGGLGITILGIACLTAWSEEDIRVGHLNEPFTVGDYEINLVEVHREQGPNYITTMAEMTVKRDGKLVTTLFPEKRVYPVQAMPTTEAAIYNGFLRDIYLVIGDEQDGGGWAVRTYIKPFASWIWFGCALMALGGIFSLTDRRYRVAAGARKARQTAAMAPAE from the coding sequence ATGATTATTGAACTTGGCCACTTTGCCCTGATCCTCGCCTTCGCCGTTGCAGTCTTGCAGGCGATCATTCCCCTTATTGGCGCGCAAAAGCGTTGGCCGGGCTGGATGGCCTTTGCCGTGCCGGCCGCCAATGCGCAATTCCTGCTGACGGCTTTTGCCTTTGGCGCGCTGACCTATGCCTTTGTGACCTCGGATTTCTCGGTCCGGCTGGTGACGCTGAATTCGCATACAGACAAGCCGATGCTATACAAAGTCGCGGGTGTCTGGGGCAATCACGAAGGCTCTGTGCTGCTCTGGGTGCTGATTTTGACCCTGTTTGGTGCCTGTGCAGCATGGTTTGGCGGCAATCTGCCCCCCGGTCTGCGGGCGCGGGTTCTGGCGGTGCAGTCCTCGATTGCGGCGGCCTTTTTCGGCTTTATCCTGTTCACATCGAACCCGTTTTTGCGCCTGCAAACCCCGCCCTTTAACGGGCAGGATCTGAACCCGCTATTACAGGATCCGGGCCTCGCGTTTCACCCGCCGTTCCTCTATTTGGGCTATGTGGGCCTGTCGATGGCCTTCAGCTTTGCTGTGGCCGCGTTGATCGAGGGGCGGGTAGATGCCGCATGGGCGCGCTGGGTGCGCCCGTGGACATTGGCGGCGTGGGTTTTCCTGACCATCGGTATCGCGCTGGGGTCCTGGTGGGCCTATTACGAATTGGGTTGGGGTGGTTTCTGGTTCTGGGATCCGGTCGAAAACGCATCCTTCATGCCTTGGCTGATCGCGACAGCACTGCTGCATTCTGCCATCGTTGTGGAAAAACGCGAATCGCTCAAAAGCTGGACAATCCTGCTGTCGATCCTTGCCTTCGGCTTTTCGCTGATCGGCACGTTCATCGTCCGCTCGGGTGTGCTGACTTCGGTGCACGCCTTTGCGTCTGATCCGACGCGCGGGGTTTATGTGCTGTTTATTCTTGCGTTCTTTACCGGTGGAGCGCTGATCCTTTATGCCATCCGCGCACAGGCGATGGAGGCCAAGGGTGTCTTTTCGATGGCGAGCCGCGAAACCGCGCTGGTGATCAACAATATCCTGCTGGCTGTAGCGGCGTTTGTGGTGTTTATCGGCACGATCTGGCCCTTGGTGGCGGAGCTGGCGTTCGGGCGTAAACTGTCTGTTGGCGCGCCGTTCTTTGACATGGCCTTTACTCCTTTCATGGTGGTGCTGGCGGTGGTGCTTCCTGTGGGTGCAATTTTGTCATGGAAACGGGCACGACTTAAGCGGGCTATGAAAACCATGTCGGGCGTGTTTGCGCTTGCGTTGGCCGCAGGGCTGCTGACTTGGGCAATGCAAAGCGGCCGTTCAGCGCTTGGTCCTGTCGGGATCGGGTTGGGGGTCTGGCTGGTGTTCGGGAGCACTCTGGATCTGTGGAAACGCACAGGGCGCAACGGGTTTTCTGCGCGTGTCAAACGTATGTTCCGTCTGCCGCGTGCTGATTGGGGCAAGGCGCTGGCACATGGTGGGCTTGGCATCACCATCCTTGGCATCGCGTGTCTGACGGCATGGTCCGAAGAAGACATCCGCGTCGGCCATCTGAACGAACCCTTCACAGTAGGGGATTACGAAATCAATCTGGTCGAGGTCCATCGCGAGCAGGGGCCGAACTATATCACCACTATGGCTGAAATGACCGTCAAACGCGACGGGAAGCTGGTGACCACCCTGTTCCCCGAAAAACGTGTCTATCCGGTGCAGGCCATGCCCACCACCGAAGCGGCGATCTATAACGGGTTCTTGCGCGATATCTATCTGGTGATCGGGGATGAGCAGGATGGCGGCGGCTGGGCCGTGCGCACCTATATCAAACCCTTTGCCAGCTGGATCTGGTTCGGCTGTGCGCTGATGGCGCTTGGCGGGATCTTCAGCCTGACGGACCGGCGCTACCGCGTCGCCGCAGGTGCGCGCAAGGCACGCCAAACCGCAGCCATGGCACCGGCGGAGTAA
- a CDS encoding cytochrome c-type biogenesis protein — MRYLILILAFLASPALAVQPDEILDDPVLEARARELGQELRCVVCQGENIDESNAGIARDLRILVRERLKEGESNQEILDFVVSRYGEYVLMRPTWGGANIILYVAGPVLLLLAMITGFFYLRGRATAQTAAGAALSKEEENRLAEILKE; from the coding sequence ATGAGATACCTGATCCTGATCCTTGCCTTTCTGGCCAGCCCTGCCTTGGCAGTGCAACCTGATGAAATACTGGATGACCCCGTGCTCGAGGCCCGCGCCCGCGAACTGGGACAGGAATTGCGCTGTGTGGTGTGTCAGGGTGAAAACATCGACGAATCCAACGCCGGTATTGCACGGGATTTGCGGATTCTGGTGCGCGAACGCCTGAAAGAAGGCGAAAGCAATCAGGAAATTCTGGATTTCGTGGTCTCGCGCTATGGCGAATATGTCTTGATGCGCCCGACATGGGGCGGGGCGAATATTATCCTCTATGTTGCTGGTCCCGTTTTGTTGCTGCTGGCTATGATCACCGGGTTCTTCTATCTGCGCGGCCGCGCCACTGCGCAGACCGCCGCCGGTGCCGCCCTCTCCAAAGAGGAAGAAAACCGGCTGGCCGAGATTCTGAAGGAATAA
- a CDS encoding tetratricopeptide repeat protein produces MTIDLTTRIAHTAQIIVASAACVADPTGVSAATMANTGALSLPEVFKRNPDAETELTKPIAKALKKSLNKPTFHMPADGKKLLPQMLDGARLTADDLTGCGLDPDLILGMLLDRHVDPEHRSAEMAEAFCNWLHPPLTELLGNTEFIKTLAPKIWATALGDLRHIRETTDEIAKQVKVTAQQLDHLTTLPRDTLELLASRFEIPTPHQLPDAELLDALTNKAVQYRSYRALIDGLDDRVASIANLKGAAQDAAERLDFQTVEELLARVDTVETEIAANTKQARAANALLQGRTQQAYTLLTAAADSFASVDPVEPSRRREAYGKMLHDYGMRFAGNGLELAARIWDKGAQDLDCKAQGDLWACLQNNLGTALATLGQRESGTARLLQAVDAFELALQELTQDRVPLDWAATQNNLGNALLALGERESGTARLPQAVEAYELALQEWTQGRVPLDWATAQNNLGNALLALGERESGTARLLQAVDAFELALQEWTQDRVPLQWATAQNNLGNALLALGERESDTARLRQAVDAYELALQEWTQDRVPLDWAMTQGNLGNALKALGQRESGTARLLQAVDAYELALQERTQDRVPLHWAMTQNNLGSVHLTFFDKTGDPAHLDRAETHMQAALEVFNIAAPRYAEMAQEQLQQIAQRRGISG; encoded by the coding sequence ATGACCATAGACTTAACCACGAGAATCGCCCATACCGCGCAAATCATCGTTGCCTCGGCGGCTTGTGTTGCGGACCCGACAGGGGTTAGCGCCGCCACCATGGCCAACACCGGCGCTCTCAGCCTGCCCGAGGTTTTCAAACGCAATCCGGATGCGGAAACCGAGCTAACCAAACCGATTGCCAAAGCGCTGAAGAAAAGCCTGAACAAGCCGACATTCCACATGCCCGCTGATGGCAAGAAACTGCTGCCCCAAATGCTGGACGGGGCCAGGCTGACAGCGGATGATCTGACCGGTTGCGGACTGGACCCCGACCTGATTTTAGGGATGCTGCTGGATCGCCACGTTGACCCCGAACACCGCAGCGCCGAGATGGCCGAGGCATTTTGCAACTGGTTACATCCACCGTTGACCGAATTGCTGGGGAATACAGAATTCATCAAAACGCTGGCGCCGAAAATCTGGGCCACGGCGCTGGGTGATCTGCGACATATCCGCGAGACAACGGATGAAATTGCAAAGCAGGTCAAAGTTACCGCCCAACAACTGGACCATCTGACCACCCTACCCCGCGACACGCTGGAACTGCTGGCCAGCCGGTTTGAAATCCCGACCCCGCACCAACTGCCGGATGCCGAATTGCTGGATGCGCTGACAAATAAGGCCGTGCAATACCGCAGCTACCGTGCGCTGATTGACGGGCTGGATGACCGGGTGGCGTCGATTGCCAATCTGAAGGGGGCCGCACAGGATGCCGCCGAACGGCTGGATTTCCAAACGGTCGAGGAACTGCTCGCCCGTGTGGACACGGTGGAAACCGAAATCGCCGCCAACACCAAACAGGCCCGCGCCGCCAATGCCCTGCTGCAAGGGCGCACGCAACAGGCCTACACCCTTCTGACCGCCGCCGCCGACAGTTTTGCCAGCGTCGATCCGGTCGAGCCAAGCCGCCGCCGCGAGGCCTATGGCAAAATGCTCCATGACTACGGGATGCGCTTTGCCGGTAACGGGTTGGAACTGGCGGCGCGTATCTGGGACAAGGGCGCGCAGGATCTGGACTGCAAGGCCCAGGGCGATTTATGGGCGTGTTTGCAGAACAACCTTGGCACTGCGCTCGCAACCCTCGGGCAACGCGAAAGCGGCACCGCGCGGTTGCTGCAAGCCGTGGACGCCTTTGAATTGGCTTTGCAAGAGTTGACACAGGACAGGGTGCCGCTGGACTGGGCCGCAACACAGAACAACCTTGGCAATGCGCTGCTAGCCCTTGGGGAACGCGAAAGCGGCACCGCGCGGTTGCCGCAAGCCGTGGAGGCCTATGAATTGGCTCTGCAAGAGTGGACACAGGGCAGGGTGCCGCTGGATTGGGCCACGGCACAGAACAACCTTGGCAATGCGCTGCTAGCCCTCGGGGAACGCGAAAGCGGCACCGCACGGTTGCTGCAAGCCGTGGACGCCTTTGAATTGGCCCTGCAAGAGTGGACACAGGACAGGGTGCCGCTGCAATGGGCCACGGCACAGAACAACCTTGGCAATGCGCTGCTAGCCCTCGGGGAACGCGAAAGCGACACCGCACGGTTGCGGCAAGCCGTGGACGCCTATGAATTGGCCCTGCAAGAGTGGACACAGGATAGAGTGCCGCTGGATTGGGCCATGACACAAGGCAACCTTGGCAATGCGCTGAAAGCCCTCGGGCAACGCGAAAGCGGCACCGCGCGGTTGCTGCAAGCCGTGGATGCCTATGAACTGGCCCTGCAAGAACGGACACAGGACAGGGTGCCGCTGCACTGGGCCATGACACAGAACAACCTTGGCAGTGTTCATTTGACGTTCTTTGACAAAACCGGTGATCCGGCGCATCTGGACAGGGCCGAAACCCATATGCAGGCCGCGTTAGAGGTGTTCAACATCGCGGCCCCCCGTTATGCGGAAATGGCGCAAGAGCAATTGCAGCAGATTGCGCAGCGACGCGGCATTTCGGGTTAG
- the lexA gene encoding transcriptional repressor LexA, whose translation MLTRKQLELLDFINKRVTRDGVPPSFDEMKDALSLRSKSGIHRLITALEERGFIRRLAHRARAIEIIKLPDALDKGLAGGFKPQVIEGDKVDPPRNAMPVALGHAVELPVMGRIAAGTPIEAISEVSHNVSVPGGMVDANSHHYALEVKGDSMIDAGINDGDVVVIRETSAADNGDIVVALVEGHEATLKRYRRKGNMIALEAANPAYETRMLPDDKVKVQGRLVGLIRTY comes from the coding sequence ATGTTAACACGCAAGCAACTGGAACTGCTGGATTTTATCAACAAGCGGGTGACGCGGGACGGGGTTCCGCCTTCGTTTGACGAAATGAAGGACGCATTGTCGCTGCGCTCGAAATCGGGCATTCACCGGCTGATCACAGCGTTGGAGGAACGCGGGTTTATCCGGCGGCTGGCCCACAGGGCACGCGCGATCGAGATTATCAAACTGCCCGATGCGCTGGACAAAGGTTTGGCCGGCGGGTTCAAACCGCAGGTGATCGAGGGTGACAAGGTGGATCCCCCCCGCAATGCGATGCCCGTGGCACTGGGCCATGCGGTGGAACTGCCCGTGATGGGGCGGATCGCGGCCGGCACCCCGATCGAGGCGATTTCCGAAGTATCGCACAATGTATCTGTGCCCGGCGGCATGGTGGATGCGAATTCACATCACTATGCGCTCGAGGTTAAAGGGGATTCGATGATTGACGCGGGGATTAACGATGGTGACGTTGTGGTGATCCGCGAAACCTCGGCCGCCGACAACGGCGATATTGTGGTGGCGCTGGTCGAGGGGCACGAGGCGACGTTGAAACGCTACCGTCGCAAGGGCAATATGATTGCGCTCGAGGCCGCAAATCCGGCCTATGAAACCCGCATGTTGCCCGATGACAAGGTCAAGGTGCAGGGGCGTCTGGTCGGGTTGATCCGCACCTATTAG
- a CDS encoding ComEC/Rec2 family competence protein, with product MLVLAGVMVAGLRAHMVKAPVLGFRYYGPVQGRIVKIDRSMSDKLRLTLDKVVLERMDPARTPAKLRVALHGKGDFIAYEPGQTVILTAHLSPPNGPVEPGGFDFQRKAWFDGLGAVGYTRTPVLLLEGAEAGRAGLFIHRLRMRISAGIQTMLGGDVGAFAAAIMTGDRSGMRRQVLDELRASNLAHLLAISGLHMGLLTAFVFGALRYGLALIPVINLRWPVKKIAAGLSLVAAAAYLLLSGGNIATERAFIMVAVMLVAVMLGRRALTLRAVALAAVIVLIRRPEALTGPGFQMSFAATTALVAVFGMLRHWDGASVPAPLRPVLTVMLSSFVAGMATAPVAAAHFNQIAHYGLLANVLTVPLMGVLVMPAAVLAAFLYPLGLSWIGLGMMRWGILWILGVAEWVAGLEGALSHVLTPMPVALPLIALGGLLLFLWRGPMRFAGVAVMLAGFFLWSQTQRPVLLISQSGGLVGLVGDQGRALSKPRGDGFAARNWLENDGEGALPQMQAFDRAGFTGAKGARRFVIGGQAGVHLVGKGAGERLAAECISGRWIVTTAKYDGQGGCQMFDANALKQTGAVAVYADAEGPRVVTAKGMAGERLWNSPTPRRKD from the coding sequence ATGCTGGTGCTTGCCGGTGTGATGGTGGCGGGTCTGCGTGCGCATATGGTCAAAGCTCCGGTTTTGGGTTTTCGCTATTACGGGCCGGTGCAGGGGCGGATCGTGAAAATCGACCGCTCGATGTCGGACAAACTGCGCCTGACGCTGGACAAGGTGGTGCTGGAGCGCATGGACCCCGCCCGCACCCCCGCCAAGCTGCGCGTTGCCCTGCATGGCAAGGGGGATTTCATCGCTTATGAACCGGGCCAGACTGTGATTCTGACCGCCCATCTATCGCCCCCCAACGGGCCGGTGGAACCCGGCGGGTTCGATTTCCAGCGCAAGGCGTGGTTCGACGGGTTGGGTGCCGTGGGTTACACCCGCACGCCGGTGTTGTTGCTGGAAGGGGCCGAGGCGGGCAGGGCGGGCCTGTTCATCCACCGCCTGCGGATGCGTATATCTGCCGGTATCCAGACCATGCTGGGCGGCGATGTCGGCGCCTTTGCTGCAGCCATTATGACAGGCGACAGATCGGGCATGCGGCGGCAGGTGCTGGACGAATTGCGCGCCTCGAACCTTGCGCATTTGCTGGCGATTTCCGGCCTGCATATGGGGCTGCTGACCGCCTTTGTGTTTGGCGCGCTACGTTACGGGCTTGCCCTGATCCCTGTCATCAACCTGCGCTGGCCGGTCAAGAAAATCGCCGCCGGTCTGTCGCTGGTGGCCGCTGCGGCCTATCTGCTGCTGTCGGGTGGCAACATCGCCACCGAACGGGCCTTTATCATGGTGGCGGTGATGCTGGTAGCGGTGATGCTGGGCCGCCGCGCGCTGACCTTGCGAGCGGTGGCGCTGGCCGCCGTGATCGTGCTGATCCGCCGCCCCGAAGCCCTGACCGGCCCCGGTTTCCAGATGTCCTTTGCCGCCACCACCGCACTGGTCGCGGTGTTCGGGATGCTGCGGCATTGGGATGGCGCCTCAGTGCCCGCACCGCTGCGCCCGGTGCTGACGGTGATGTTGTCGTCGTTTGTGGCGGGCATGGCAACCGCCCCAGTGGCGGCTGCGCATTTCAACCAGATCGCCCATTACGGCTTGCTGGCCAATGTGCTGACCGTGCCGCTGATGGGGGTGCTGGTGATGCCGGCGGCGGTGCTGGCGGCGTTTCTGTATCCGTTGGGTCTGTCATGGATCGGGCTGGGGATGATGCGCTGGGGCATCCTGTGGATACTGGGTGTGGCCGAATGGGTCGCGGGGCTGGAGGGGGCGCTTTCGCATGTGCTCACCCCGATGCCCGTGGCCCTGCCGTTGATTGCGCTTGGCGGGTTGCTGCTGTTCCTGTGGCGCGGGCCAATGCGGTTTGCCGGAGTCGCGGTGATGTTGGCCGGGTTTTTCCTGTGGTCACAAACCCAGCGGCCAGTGTTGCTGATCTCGCAAAGTGGCGGGCTGGTCGGATTGGTCGGGGATCAGGGCCGCGCCCTTAGCAAACCGCGCGGAGACGGGTTTGCCGCCCGCAACTGGCTGGAAAACGATGGCGAAGGGGCTTTGCCGCAGATGCAGGCCTTTGACCGCGCAGGGTTCACCGGCGCAAAAGGCGCGCGCCGCTTTGTGATTGGCGGGCAGGCGGGGGTGCATCTGGTTGGCAAAGGCGCGGGCGAGCGGTTGGCGGCGGAATGTATTTCCGGCCGCTGGATCGTCACCACCGCGAAATATGACGGGCAAGGGGGCTGCCAGATGTTCGACGCCAATGCGTTGAAACAGACTGGGGCAGTTGCGGTTTATGCGGATGCAGAAGGTCCGCGTGTGGTCACAGCCAAAGGGATGGCTGGCGAACGGCTGTGGAATTCACCCACGCCGCGCCGAAAGGATTAG
- a CDS encoding enoyl-CoA hydratase-related protein, translating to MNYTTIKLAIRDDVAILTLNRPDVMNALNTQMRAEIAHAVKEAGTTARVLVITGAGRAFCSGQDLGDRANAADIDLERTLRDEYLPMLKAIFDCPIPTIAAVNGAAAGAGANLALAADVVIASESAMFLQAFTRIGLIPDAGGTYWLPRQIGAARAMGAALFAEPIKARQAADWGMIWEAIPEEGFAEHWWSRAIKLAQGPTVAYRHVKEAIRGSYDNSLDEQLALEARLQGECGKTRDFKEGVLAFLEKRPASYEGR from the coding sequence ATGAATTATACCACCATCAAACTGGCCATCCGCGATGATGTTGCCATCCTGACCCTGAATCGCCCCGATGTGATGAATGCGCTGAATACCCAGATGCGCGCAGAAATCGCCCATGCGGTGAAAGAGGCCGGCACGACGGCCCGTGTTCTGGTAATCACGGGTGCGGGGCGGGCATTCTGCTCGGGGCAGGATCTGGGCGACCGCGCCAATGCTGCCGATATTGATCTGGAGCGCACCCTGCGTGATGAATACCTGCCGATGCTAAAGGCGATCTTTGACTGCCCGATCCCGACCATTGCGGCGGTGAACGGTGCGGCGGCAGGGGCAGGGGCCAATCTTGCGCTGGCCGCTGACGTGGTGATTGCTTCGGAATCCGCAATGTTCCTTCAGGCCTTTACCCGCATTGGCCTGATCCCCGATGCTGGCGGCACCTATTGGCTGCCCCGCCAGATCGGTGCGGCGCGGGCCATGGGCGCGGCCCTGTTTGCCGAGCCGATCAAGGCCCGTCAGGCCGCCGATTGGGGTATGATCTGGGAGGCCATACCGGAAGAGGGATTCGCCGAACACTGGTGGTCGCGCGCGATCAAGCTGGCGCAGGGACCAACCGTCGCCTATCGCCATGTGAAAGAGGCCATTCGCGGGTCTTACGACAATTCGCTGGACGAGCAACTGGCGCTCGAGGCGCGTTTGCAGGGCGAGTGTGGCAAGACACGGGATTTCAAGGAAGGGGTGTTGGCCTTTCTGGAAAAACGTCCGGCAAGCTACGAAGGGCGCTAG
- the gltA gene encoding citrate synthase, translating to MTGSNKTATLTFDGKTLELPMLSPTLGPDVIDIRKLYGQGGVFTYDPGFTSTAACDSSITFIDGEKGILLHRGYPIDQLTEKSHYLEVCYLLLYGELPSAAELEDFEDRVTHHTMLHEQMMHFFRGFRRDAPPMAIMVGVVGAMSAFYHDSTDITDPHQREVASIRMVAKMPTIAAMAFKYSQGQPFVYPRNDLDHASNFLRMCFSVPAEEYEVDPILARAMDRIFTLHADHEQNASTSTVRLAGSSGANPFACIAAGIACLWGPAHGGANQACLEMLEEIGTVDRIPEFIARAKDKNDPFRLMGFGHRVYKNFDPRAKVLKESADEVLELMGIENNPKLQVAKELEKQALEDPYFKEKKLFPNVDFYSGIILEAMGFPTSMFTPIFALSRTVGWIAQWKEMLDDPNLKIGRPRQLYHGATMRDYVDVENR from the coding sequence ATGACCGGATCAAATAAGACAGCCACCCTGACCTTTGACGGAAAAACGCTTGAGCTGCCGATGCTGTCCCCAACGCTGGGACCGGATGTGATCGACATCCGCAAGCTGTACGGGCAAGGTGGCGTTTTTACCTATGATCCGGGCTTTACCTCGACGGCTGCCTGTGATTCCTCGATCACCTTTATTGACGGAGAAAAGGGCATTCTGTTGCATCGGGGCTATCCGATCGACCAGTTAACCGAAAAATCCCATTATCTCGAGGTTTGCTATCTGCTGCTTTATGGCGAGCTGCCATCCGCCGCCGAGCTGGAGGATTTTGAGGACCGCGTCACCCATCACACCATGTTGCACGAGCAAATGATGCACTTTTTTCGCGGTTTTCGCCGCGATGCGCCGCCGATGGCAATCATGGTGGGTGTTGTCGGCGCGATGTCGGCGTTTTACCACGATTCGACTGATATAACCGACCCGCACCAACGCGAGGTTGCCTCGATCCGGATGGTCGCAAAAATGCCGACAATCGCGGCAATGGCGTTCAAATATTCGCAAGGGCAGCCGTTTGTCTATCCTCGCAACGATCTGGACCATGCCTCGAATTTCTTGCGGATGTGTTTCTCGGTTCCGGCCGAAGAATACGAGGTTGACCCCATTCTGGCCCGCGCGATGGATCGTATCTTCACATTGCACGCCGATCACGAACAAAATGCCTCGACCTCGACTGTGCGTCTGGCGGGGTCTTCGGGTGCCAACCCGTTTGCCTGTATCGCCGCCGGTATCGCCTGTTTGTGGGGCCCTGCCCATGGCGGTGCCAATCAGGCCTGTCTGGAAATGCTGGAAGAAATCGGCACGGTTGACCGCATCCCCGAATTCATCGCCCGCGCCAAGGACAAGAACGATCCGTTCCGCCTGATGGGCTTTGGCCACCGCGTTTACAAAAACTTTGACCCCCGCGCCAAGGTGCTGAAAGAAAGTGCCGACGAGGTGCTGGAACTGATGGGAATCGAGAACAACCCGAAACTTCAGGTCGCCAAGGAACTTGAGAAGCAGGCGCTGGAAGACCCGTATTTCAAAGAGAAGAAGCTGTTCCCGAATGTAGACTTCTATTCGGGCATCATTCTCGAGGCGATGGGCTTCCCCACTTCGATGTTCACACCGATCTTTGCCCTGAGCCGCACGGTTGGCTGGATTGCCCAGTGGAAGGAAATGCTGGACGATCCGAACCTGAAAATCGGCCGTCCGCGCCAGTTGTATCACGGGGCGACCATGCGTGATTATGTGGATGTTGAAAACCGCTAA
- the gltX gene encoding glutamate--tRNA ligase, giving the protein MSDQPVVTRFAPSPTGYLHIGGARTALFNWLFARHHGGQFRLRIEDTDRARSTDAATAAILRGMEWLGLDHDGEVVSQFERAERHAEVARQMLDSGHAYKCFSTQDEIAAFREAARAEGKSTLFRSPWRDADPADRPDAPYVIRMKAPRDGKTVIRDQVQGDVTFRNDQLDDMICLRSDGTPTYMLAVVVDDHDMGVTHVIRGDDHLNNAARQTLVYQAMGWDVPVWAHIPLIHGPDGKKLSKRHGALGVEEYQTMGYPAAAMRNYLARLGWSHGDDEFFTTEQAIEWFDLSGIGKSPSRFDFKKLDNLSGQHIAAMEDSHLMRELAAFLAATDQPMLSDAQNDVMSRAMYCLKERAKNFPQLLEKAAFALASRPIEPDEKAAKLLDDVSRGILKQLTPKLQDVSWTRDALEEVATAVAEANDAKFGKIAGPLRAALAGRTATPSVFDMMLVLGREETIARLNDATG; this is encoded by the coding sequence ATGTCCGATCAACCGGTTGTCACCCGTTTTGCCCCCTCCCCGACAGGGTATCTTCATATCGGGGGCGCGCGAACGGCCCTGTTCAACTGGCTGTTTGCCCGCCACCACGGCGGCCAGTTCCGCCTGCGGATCGAGGACACCGACCGCGCCCGTTCCACCGATGCCGCCACAGCCGCCATTTTGCGCGGGATGGAATGGCTGGGGCTGGACCATGACGGCGAGGTGGTCAGCCAGTTCGAACGCGCCGAGCGCCACGCCGAAGTTGCACGGCAAATGCTGGACAGCGGCCATGCCTATAAATGTTTTTCCACGCAGGACGAAATCGCCGCCTTTCGCGAGGCCGCCAGGGCCGAGGGCAAATCCACCCTGTTTCGCAGCCCCTGGCGTGATGCTGATCCGGCCGACCGCCCCGATGCGCCCTATGTGATCCGCATGAAGGCGCCGCGTGATGGCAAAACCGTGATCCGTGATCAGGTGCAGGGCGATGTGACATTCCGCAATGATCAGCTGGACGACATGATTTGTTTACGTTCCGATGGTACGCCTACCTATATGCTGGCGGTGGTTGTGGATGATCATGATATGGGCGTGACCCATGTAATCAGGGGCGATGACCACCTGAACAATGCCGCACGCCAGACGCTGGTCTATCAGGCGATGGGCTGGGATGTGCCGGTCTGGGCGCATATCCCACTGATCCACGGGCCGGACGGCAAGAAACTGTCCAAACGCCACGGCGCGCTGGGGGTCGAGGAATATCAGACCATGGGATATCCGGCAGCTGCCATGCGCAACTATCTGGCACGGCTGGGCTGGAGCCACGGGGACGATGAATTTTTCACCACCGAACAGGCGATCGAATGGTTCGATCTGTCGGGCATTGGCAAATCCCCCTCGCGGTTCGATTTCAAAAAGCTGGATAATCTGTCGGGCCAGCATATCGCGGCGATGGAGGATAGCCATCTGATGCGTGAACTGGCGGCGTTTTTGGCCGCAACGGATCAGCCAATGCTAAGTGACGCACAAAATGACGTTATGTCACGGGCGATGTATTGCCTGAAGGAACGGGCCAAGAATTTCCCGCAACTGCTTGAAAAAGCGGCATTTGCGCTAGCATCCCGACCGATTGAACCGGACGAAAAGGCCGCAAAACTGCTGGACGATGTATCCCGTGGTATACTGAAACAATTGACGCCCAAGCTGCAAGATGTTAGCTGGACCCGAGACGCCCTTGAAGAGGTAGCAACCGCGGTTGCCGAGGCCAATGACGCCAAATTTGGCAAGATTGCCGGACCTTTGCGGGCTGCACTGGCTGGACGCACCGCAACGCCAAGTGTTTTTGACATGATGCTGGTTCTGGGGCGCGAGGAAACCATCGCGCGTCTGAACGATGCAACCGGCTAA